One region of Roseimicrobium gellanilyticum genomic DNA includes:
- the dnaN gene encoding DNA polymerase III subunit beta, which produces MKFSISKEAYLSALQQVQHVVSTRTTLPILSNVLIKAGKGELLFATTDLDVGISGTVKAEVEEGGATTLPARRLATIVRELPADEVDVSVDEKNVAHIRSGPSSFKLMGLAHDEFPPLPTFNDAREFKLEQRVLKECLRKTSYAISTDETRYVLNGILCSFRDNMLTMVATDGRRLAMVEQELEFPQSHEGDIIIPTKAVNEIQRLLGDEGEVTLKVASGQVGFDLGNYFLASKLIEGNYPNYRQVIPGESKERITLEREPLLRTLARVSLLLSDKSNSVKLHFSKDNLEVVANSPDVGEARESVAISYKGVDMTVAFNPEFLMAPLRNLLSDEVHLHLIDEISPGVIKSGSSFLYVLMPMRVNS; this is translated from the coding sequence ATGAAATTCTCGATCAGCAAGGAAGCCTATCTCAGCGCCCTCCAGCAGGTGCAACACGTCGTCAGCACACGCACCACGCTGCCGATTTTGTCCAACGTTCTCATCAAGGCGGGCAAGGGCGAGCTCCTTTTTGCCACAACGGACTTGGACGTGGGCATCAGCGGCACCGTGAAGGCCGAGGTGGAGGAGGGGGGCGCGACCACGCTGCCTGCCCGCCGCCTCGCCACCATTGTGCGTGAGCTCCCCGCGGATGAAGTCGATGTCTCCGTGGACGAAAAGAACGTGGCTCACATCCGCAGCGGCCCGAGTTCCTTCAAGCTCATGGGACTGGCCCACGATGAGTTCCCTCCGCTCCCGACCTTCAACGATGCCCGCGAGTTCAAGCTCGAGCAGCGCGTGCTCAAGGAGTGCCTGCGCAAAACTTCCTACGCCATCTCCACGGACGAGACTCGCTATGTGCTGAATGGCATCCTCTGCTCCTTCCGTGACAACATGCTGACCATGGTCGCTACGGACGGACGCCGCCTCGCGATGGTGGAGCAGGAGCTTGAGTTTCCCCAGAGCCATGAGGGTGACATCATCATCCCGACCAAGGCGGTGAATGAGATCCAGCGCCTCCTCGGAGACGAGGGTGAGGTCACCCTGAAGGTGGCTTCCGGCCAGGTGGGCTTTGATCTTGGAAACTATTTCCTCGCCAGCAAGTTGATCGAAGGGAACTACCCGAACTACCGCCAGGTGATTCCAGGAGAAAGCAAGGAACGTATCACACTCGAGCGCGAGCCCCTGCTCAGGACGCTGGCTCGTGTGTCGCTGCTCCTCAGCGACAAGTCGAACTCGGTGAAGCTCCACTTTTCCAAGGACAATCTCGAAGTGGTCGCCAACTCGCCAGACGTCGGTGAGGCCCGTGAAAGCGTGGCCATCAGCTACAAGGGCGTGGACATGACGGTCGCCTTCAATCCGGAATTCCTCATGGCACCCCTGCGCAATCTGCTGAGCGATGAAGTACACCTTCACCTCATTGACGAAATCAGCCCGGGTGTGATTAAGAGTGGCAGCAGCTTCCTGTATGTCCTCATGCCCATGCGTGTGAACTCCTGA
- a CDS encoding prephenate dehydrogenase, with protein sequence MNSRFPERVAILAPGLLGGSLLRALRERCEGIHLRVWARREEAAQQVGKAGIADLATTDLNEAVSGADFIVLCMPVEHMAAIARQLVKAPVSPGCVVTDVGSVKTSVVFALEQIFAASPLHFLGSHPMAGSEKAGFEVSRADLFEGASCLLTPTLLTDASALQVTRAVWEKVGCHLREISPEDHDRIVARVSHMPHLAAAVVTLAALHDHKDAASCIGNGFRDTTRVAAGDPELWRGIVAENRAEVLAALTEARDRFNELLAMLEKMDDKALRHFLHEAQLLRQSVPASP encoded by the coding sequence GTGAATTCCCGCTTTCCTGAACGTGTGGCCATCCTGGCGCCCGGCCTCCTCGGAGGCTCGCTGCTGCGTGCCCTGCGGGAGCGCTGTGAGGGCATCCACCTGCGCGTGTGGGCGCGGCGTGAGGAGGCGGCCCAGCAGGTGGGGAAGGCAGGTATCGCCGACCTCGCCACCACGGATCTGAATGAGGCCGTTTCCGGTGCAGATTTCATCGTCCTGTGCATGCCGGTGGAGCACATGGCAGCGATTGCCAGGCAGCTTGTGAAGGCGCCCGTGAGCCCCGGCTGCGTGGTCACGGATGTGGGCAGTGTGAAGACGAGCGTGGTCTTCGCCCTGGAACAGATTTTTGCCGCCAGCCCCCTTCATTTCCTTGGCAGCCATCCCATGGCAGGCTCGGAGAAGGCGGGCTTTGAAGTATCTCGCGCTGACCTTTTCGAGGGCGCGAGCTGCCTGCTCACCCCCACCTTGCTCACAGACGCCTCCGCCCTGCAGGTCACTCGTGCCGTTTGGGAAAAGGTCGGGTGTCATCTCCGCGAGATTTCGCCGGAGGACCATGACCGCATCGTGGCCCGCGTCAGCCACATGCCGCACCTCGCGGCAGCCGTCGTGACCCTGGCGGCCCTCCATGACCACAAGGATGCGGCCTCCTGCATCGGCAATGGCTTCCGGGATACGACCCGTGTGGCCGCTGGCGACCCCGAGCTGTGGCGCGGCATTGTGGCGGAGAACCGGGCCGAGGTCCTGGCAGCGCTCACCGAGGCGCGGGACCGTTTCAATGAACTGCTTGCGATGCTGGAGAAGATGGATGACAAAGCTCTTCGCCATTTCCTTCACGAGGCCCAACTCCTCCGCCAGAGCGTGCCTGCCAGTCCCTGA
- the aroA gene encoding 3-phosphoshikimate 1-carboxyvinyltransferase — MSQIKVRKLKHIPSEITVPGDKSISHRSVMFAGLCEGTTVIENFLPSEDCLCSLSAMQAMGAECEVLETDGRGKPVKLAVTGHGMKLKAPAAPIDCGNSGTTMRLMSGILAAQRFNTTMTGDESLSRRPMKRVADPLALMGAKVTGQGDKICAPITVHGGDLNAITYTLPMASAQVKSAVLLAGWNTQGKTSVVEPAVTRDHTERLLAHFGVKVVRDGNTVSIYGGQKPEAKDLYVPGDISSAAFWMVAAAATPGAQLILKDVGLNPTRTGILNVLVRMGAQISDNVNYAEGEPRGNVVIHGGELNATVIGGDEIPNVIDELPILAVAAALARGTTIIKDAKELRVKETDRISAVAQNLRLMGVPVQEFEDGMEITGGMELTGTTLTSYGDHRIAMAFAIAGLYAEGVTTIEDTECISTSYPGFERDLALFLNEPRFPDESTPVINRVPHEVGERLSSQDPS; from the coding sequence ATGTCCCAGATCAAAGTCCGCAAACTCAAGCACATCCCTTCCGAAATCACCGTCCCGGGAGACAAGAGCATCAGCCACCGGTCGGTGATGTTCGCCGGTCTGTGTGAGGGCACGACTGTCATTGAGAACTTTCTTCCGAGCGAAGACTGCCTCTGCTCCCTGTCTGCCATGCAGGCCATGGGGGCGGAGTGCGAAGTGCTGGAGACGGATGGCCGTGGCAAGCCAGTGAAACTGGCCGTCACCGGACACGGCATGAAGCTGAAGGCGCCTGCCGCTCCGATTGATTGCGGAAATTCAGGCACCACCATGCGTCTCATGTCCGGCATCCTCGCCGCACAGCGCTTCAATACCACCATGACCGGTGACGAGAGTCTTTCGCGCCGCCCCATGAAGCGTGTGGCGGACCCGCTGGCGCTCATGGGTGCCAAGGTGACAGGGCAGGGGGACAAGATTTGTGCGCCCATCACGGTGCACGGTGGTGACTTGAATGCCATCACCTACACCCTCCCCATGGCCAGTGCCCAGGTGAAAAGCGCCGTGCTTCTCGCCGGGTGGAACACGCAGGGCAAAACCTCCGTGGTGGAGCCCGCTGTGACCCGCGACCACACCGAGCGCCTGCTCGCCCACTTCGGGGTGAAGGTGGTGCGCGATGGCAATACCGTGAGCATCTACGGTGGCCAGAAACCCGAGGCAAAGGACCTCTACGTCCCGGGAGACATCTCCAGCGCGGCCTTTTGGATGGTGGCCGCCGCTGCCACACCCGGAGCCCAGTTGATCCTCAAGGACGTGGGCCTCAATCCCACCCGCACCGGCATTCTCAATGTGCTCGTCCGCATGGGCGCGCAAATCAGCGACAACGTGAACTACGCCGAAGGCGAACCTCGCGGCAACGTGGTGATTCACGGTGGTGAGCTGAATGCAACCGTGATCGGTGGCGATGAAATCCCGAACGTGATCGATGAACTGCCCATCCTCGCGGTGGCTGCGGCGCTGGCGCGTGGCACCACCATCATCAAGGACGCCAAAGAGCTTCGCGTGAAGGAGACGGACCGCATCTCCGCTGTGGCGCAGAACCTCCGCCTCATGGGCGTGCCCGTGCAGGAGTTCGAAGATGGCATGGAAATCACCGGCGGCATGGAGCTGACAGGTACCACGCTGACCAGCTATGGTGACCATCGTATTGCCATGGCCTTCGCGATCGCAGGTCTCTATGCCGAGGGGGTGACCACCATTGAGGACACCGAGTGCATTTCCACTTCCTATCCCGGATTCGAGCGGGACCTGGCGCTCTTTCTCAATGAGCCCCGGTTCCCCGATGAGTCCACGCCGGTGATCAACCGGGTGCCGCATGAAGTGGGTGAGCGTCTTTCCTCGCAGGACCCATCATGA
- the cmk gene encoding (d)CMP kinase translates to MSSAPQVIAMDGPAASGKSSVAREVAAKLGWIYVNTGNMYRAATWAVVESGTNPEDEAAVLAVVQGTDFQCTVEGGRSVIRVNGADVELQLNSESVNRGVSYVAKIPQVREILVAMQRDVGHTHPSVMEGRDIGTVVFPDALVKFYIDASEEVRAKRRGLQGHADSVGERDRIDSTRKVAPLTAAADAVVVDSSEMTLAQVVARIMELLHERGVTAAA, encoded by the coding sequence ATGAGCAGCGCTCCCCAGGTCATTGCCATGGATGGCCCCGCAGCCTCCGGCAAGAGCAGTGTGGCACGTGAAGTGGCTGCGAAGCTCGGCTGGATCTATGTGAACACGGGCAACATGTACCGCGCAGCCACTTGGGCTGTGGTCGAGTCCGGTACCAATCCCGAAGACGAAGCCGCCGTACTCGCCGTGGTGCAGGGGACCGATTTCCAGTGCACCGTGGAAGGCGGCCGCAGCGTCATTCGCGTGAATGGCGCGGACGTGGAGTTACAGCTCAACTCGGAGTCCGTGAACCGCGGTGTGTCCTATGTGGCGAAGATTCCGCAGGTGCGCGAGATCCTCGTAGCCATGCAACGCGATGTGGGTCACACCCATCCCTCCGTCATGGAAGGTCGCGATATCGGCACCGTGGTATTCCCGGATGCGCTGGTGAAGTTTTACATCGATGCGAGCGAGGAAGTGCGTGCGAAGCGCCGCGGGCTGCAGGGCCATGCGGATAGCGTGGGTGAGCGTGACCGCATTGACTCCACCCGCAAAGTCGCGCCGCTGACGGCTGCGGCGGATGCCGTGGTGGTGGACAGCTCGGAAATGACGCTGGCGCAGGTGGTGGCACGAATCATGGAACTGCTCCATGAGCGTGGCGTGACTGCTGCTGCATGA
- a CDS encoding lysophospholipid acyltransferase family protein: MKLSYWFFYSLAKMLARGFYNYRVVGDPTQLQRPEGVLVVSNHESFFDPPIVGIAFDQELHYLARKSLFNNPIAGTLYRELNSIPVDQERPDMTSLKTVIRTLKQGGKVLVFPEGSRTLDGDMLPGEPGVGLIVAKAGVPVLPVRIFGARKALPRGGSFPQPSDITLVIGQLWHYDPTAYGDAEGKDLYRRISQDLMAQVADLRA; encoded by the coding sequence ATGAAGCTGAGCTACTGGTTCTTTTACAGCCTCGCGAAGATGCTCGCGCGGGGCTTCTACAACTACCGCGTTGTGGGCGACCCCACCCAGTTGCAGCGGCCGGAGGGTGTGCTGGTGGTGAGCAACCACGAGAGCTTCTTTGACCCGCCCATCGTGGGCATCGCGTTTGATCAGGAGCTGCATTACCTCGCCAGAAAGTCCCTCTTCAACAATCCCATTGCAGGCACGCTCTACCGTGAACTGAATTCCATTCCCGTCGATCAAGAGCGCCCGGACATGACCAGCCTGAAGACCGTGATCCGCACTCTGAAACAGGGGGGCAAGGTACTGGTCTTCCCCGAGGGCTCCCGTACACTCGACGGGGACATGCTTCCCGGTGAACCTGGGGTGGGTTTGATCGTCGCCAAGGCCGGCGTGCCCGTGCTTCCTGTGCGTATTTTTGGCGCACGCAAAGCCCTGCCTCGTGGCGGTTCCTTTCCACAGCCCTCGGACATCACACTCGTCATTGGCCAGTTGTGGCACTACGACCCCACGGCCTATGGCGATGCCGAGGGCAAGGATTTGTACCGGCGCATCAGCCAGGACTTGATGGCGCAGGTGGCGGACTTGCGGGCGTAG
- a CDS encoding sugar phosphate isomerase/epimerase family protein, with the protein MNPSSSSPLSRRHFFSVGSAGAVAAALAQSPSVVAQVAASSDKTILPAPSGRRILLSCKLGMIAKKAGDRDLTLVERLKMAGEAGFDGVDFDEAGRFTVDEARDAVKESGIFAHNAINHDHWKVRLTDPDAKVREQARANMDHCLRVAHAVGGSGILIVVGKGSDGPAEEIEERCRQEIKKSIPLAASLGQKILFENVWNQMMYDHDAGPEQTAERFVKFVDSFNSPWVGMYYDIGNHWKYGQPAAWTKAFGYRAVKLDIKGFSRKQSKFVDITSPDDDLPWNEVRDALAEIGFTGWATAEVRGGDVARLTEVRQQMQKALGV; encoded by the coding sequence ATGAACCCTTCCTCATCGTCACCGCTCTCCCGCCGTCATTTCTTCTCCGTGGGCAGTGCCGGCGCCGTGGCCGCCGCACTCGCACAGTCACCCTCCGTTGTTGCACAAGTAGCAGCATCCAGCGACAAGACCATCCTTCCCGCACCCAGCGGCCGGCGTATTCTCCTCTCCTGTAAGTTGGGCATGATTGCCAAGAAGGCCGGTGATCGTGATCTCACCCTCGTCGAGCGCTTGAAGATGGCTGGGGAAGCAGGTTTCGATGGCGTCGACTTCGACGAGGCAGGACGTTTCACCGTGGATGAAGCCCGCGATGCGGTGAAGGAATCAGGCATCTTTGCGCACAACGCGATCAATCACGACCACTGGAAGGTGCGTCTCACGGACCCGGATGCGAAGGTGAGGGAGCAGGCGCGCGCCAATATGGATCACTGCCTTCGTGTTGCGCACGCCGTCGGTGGCAGCGGCATCCTCATCGTCGTGGGGAAGGGGAGTGATGGTCCCGCAGAGGAGATTGAAGAACGCTGCCGCCAGGAAATCAAGAAGTCCATCCCGCTCGCTGCCTCGTTGGGACAGAAGATTCTTTTCGAGAACGTGTGGAACCAGATGATGTATGATCATGACGCCGGCCCTGAGCAGACCGCCGAGCGTTTCGTGAAGTTTGTCGACAGCTTTAACAGTCCGTGGGTGGGGATGTACTACGACATCGGCAATCACTGGAAGTACGGGCAGCCAGCGGCGTGGACCAAAGCCTTCGGCTATCGTGCCGTGAAACTGGACATCAAGGGCTTCAGCCGGAAGCAAAGCAAGTTCGTGGACATTACCAGTCCCGATGATGATCTGCCCTGGAACGAAGTGCGGGATGCCCTCGCTGAAATCGGTTTCACCGGCTGGGCCACCGCAGAAGTGCGCGGCGGCGACGTCGCGCGACTCACGGAAGTGAGGCAGCAGATGCAGAAAGCGTTGGGGGTGTAA
- a CDS encoding LysR family transcriptional regulator — MDIHELRSFVVLAEQLHFGRAARVLHLSQPALTKQIRKMEEELGAVLFERGRHGTRLTIFGETWLTQARRVIASFEQLLESGRKMAAGRAGRLRIGFGFTTLDVVPRVVVRLRESLPNVEVMLRDMSSAEQAEALREGEIDIAFMRMPLPPGGGFHAMPVIKDRLALVTPRLEHGRKLRLADCGKAPFVVISKSRSPGFYNHMLSLCATQGFHPRIVQEVLETTTALAMVRAGMGYSILPESLSAHSAAGVQLHRIPDMKSIWTVSAVWQKRDGNPMIPVFLKMLKKVIQDGRMPEDAKT, encoded by the coding sequence ATGGACATTCACGAACTGCGCTCCTTTGTCGTGCTGGCAGAGCAGCTCCACTTCGGCCGTGCGGCGCGTGTACTGCATCTGAGCCAGCCGGCGCTGACAAAGCAGATCCGCAAGATGGAGGAGGAACTGGGTGCGGTTCTCTTCGAGCGGGGGCGGCACGGCACGCGTCTCACCATCTTTGGTGAGACGTGGCTCACGCAGGCGCGGCGGGTGATTGCGAGCTTCGAGCAATTGCTGGAGAGCGGACGGAAGATGGCGGCGGGACGTGCCGGGCGATTGCGCATCGGCTTTGGTTTCACGACGCTGGATGTTGTGCCGCGCGTGGTGGTACGCCTGCGGGAGTCCCTGCCCAATGTGGAGGTGATGCTGCGGGACATGTCCTCCGCGGAGCAGGCGGAGGCATTGCGCGAGGGTGAGATCGACATCGCCTTCATGCGCATGCCGCTGCCACCAGGCGGCGGCTTCCACGCCATGCCGGTGATCAAGGACCGACTCGCGCTGGTGACGCCGCGGCTGGAGCACGGCAGGAAACTGCGGCTGGCGGACTGCGGTAAAGCACCCTTCGTGGTTATTTCGAAATCGCGTTCCCCGGGCTTCTACAATCACATGCTGAGCCTTTGCGCCACGCAGGGCTTTCATCCTCGCATCGTACAGGAAGTGCTCGAGACCACCACCGCACTGGCCATGGTCCGTGCCGGTATGGGCTACAGCATCCTGCCCGAATCCCTCAGCGCTCACAGTGCCGCCGGTGTGCAACTCCACCGCATTCCCGACATGAAGTCCATATGGACCGTGAGCGCCGTGTGGCAGAAGCGCGACGGGAACCCGATGATTCCCGTCTTCCTAAAGATGTTGAAGAAGGTTATTCAAGACGGCAGGATGCCGGAGGACGCAAAGACATGA
- a CDS encoding HAD family hydrolase — protein MTSSLLTPPVRTTPATVSAFFKGTPALRPAAKLAAIDLDGTLLGPDRRPSRENLAAVARLQQHGITVVIASGRHFDAIAPIATQLSAVDWYVCSQGAEVTHADRKTVLERQYMTRTEVELALATGDQLGLVSLVQVPEGTITDADSSREPQLAYHDSINGRSSRRIPRAQILERQAYKVLWVGAPEYVAGLRHLPEVTALPMQALHTEHGIFELMPHTVTKANGLTRLTAHLGLSARDVVAFGDGENDIAMFQWAGASYAMPHGHPNALAAAKRIAPGGAPENALARAIDLYLAQ, from the coding sequence ATGACATCATCACTTCTCACGCCTCCAGTACGCACGACACCCGCCACAGTCTCGGCCTTCTTCAAAGGCACTCCCGCACTGCGCCCGGCTGCGAAGCTGGCTGCCATCGACCTGGATGGCACCCTGCTCGGCCCCGACCGGCGGCCCAGTCGCGAGAATCTCGCCGCCGTGGCCCGTCTGCAGCAACATGGCATCACCGTCGTCATCGCCTCCGGCCGCCATTTCGATGCCATTGCGCCCATCGCCACGCAACTCAGTGCGGTGGACTGGTACGTTTGCTCCCAAGGCGCGGAGGTCACCCATGCCGACCGCAAGACCGTGCTGGAGCGTCAGTACATGACGCGCACAGAAGTGGAGCTCGCCCTCGCCACGGGCGACCAGCTAGGCCTCGTCTCACTCGTGCAGGTACCCGAAGGCACCATCACCGATGCCGACTCCTCCCGCGAACCCCAGCTCGCATATCACGACAGTATCAATGGCCGCTCCTCACGCCGCATCCCCCGCGCGCAAATCCTCGAGCGCCAGGCCTACAAAGTCTTGTGGGTTGGCGCGCCTGAGTACGTCGCCGGCCTGCGTCATCTGCCTGAGGTCACCGCGCTCCCCATGCAGGCCCTGCACACCGAGCATGGCATCTTCGAGCTCATGCCTCACACCGTGACGAAGGCGAATGGCCTGACACGCCTCACCGCACATCTCGGCCTGAGCGCCAGGGATGTCGTGGCCTTCGGCGATGGCGAAAATGATATCGCCATGTTCCAATGGGCGGGCGCCTCCTACGCCATGCCCCACGGTCATCCCAACGCCCTTGCAGCCGCCAAGCGCATCGCTCCTGGAGGGGCGCCTGAAAACGCCCTCGCTCGCGCCATCGATCTCTACCTCGCTCAGTAA
- a CDS encoding lipocalin family protein, with product MHAPHTPVPLHRAVSILMLGVAMVLSSCVSAPDGVTPVTGFDVKRYEGRWYEIARLDHPFERGLTNVTATYSESPDGGVLVLNRGYDPKSRKWKTADGLAKPLGDPGTGSFKVKVSSPFYASYHVIALDQKAYGYALVSGPTRDYLWILSRTPQMKPATLGELKAKAAALGFPTGELIMVSHDPVPESGGQ from the coding sequence ATGCATGCTCCCCACACTCCGGTTCCTCTCCATCGCGCAGTCTCCATCCTCATGCTGGGCGTGGCCATGGTCCTCTCCAGTTGCGTTTCTGCGCCGGATGGCGTGACACCCGTGACGGGATTCGACGTCAAGCGTTATGAAGGCAGGTGGTATGAAATCGCGCGGCTGGACCATCCCTTTGAACGCGGACTGACGAATGTGACCGCGACCTACTCCGAAAGCCCCGATGGCGGGGTGCTGGTACTGAATCGCGGGTACGATCCGAAGTCGCGCAAGTGGAAGACAGCGGATGGCCTGGCCAAGCCGCTGGGTGACCCCGGCACGGGAAGCTTCAAAGTGAAGGTGAGCTCACCCTTCTACGCGAGCTACCACGTGATCGCGTTGGATCAAAAGGCGTACGGTTACGCCCTGGTATCCGGCCCCACGAGGGACTACCTGTGGATTCTCTCACGCACGCCGCAGATGAAGCCTGCGACTCTGGGAGAGCTGAAAGCGAAAGCCGCGGCGCTGGGCTTCCCCACGGGAGAACTCATCATGGTGTCTCATGATCCGGTGCCGGAGTCGGGCGGGCAGTGA
- a CDS encoding DUF1549 domain-containing protein, with protein sequence MKLTPAATLLASLVLTLPAIAADSASAALPAMSPSKTPVDPRYPTAAAVQINNLLITHWQKNNVTVNPPASEETYLRRVYLDIIGRIPTLQEARAYLEDTRPLLEKRGELIDELLASEGHALHMYAFWADILRVQSNANGGQGNMTSRPYVEHIKKRIRENQPYDKFVHELLTAQGKVWHNPAIGYYMRDLGMPLENLASTSRIFLGTRIECAQCHNDPFDKTTQMQFYQMAAFTYPLETNFTGISAEDEVNKMKRAAEKKPDQAAQARWLGIISENLGDFVRYSKVQALPEKRQLKLPHDYQYSDAKPKDRITPLTMMGEQVTCDPQKADSVKAFADWLTSPQNPRFTTVIANRLWKKVFGRGLIEPVDEMMDSTVATDPVLMQHLEKLMRDLRYDTRAFLAVLYRTDAYQRAASHAELQPGEAYHFTGPLLRRMTAEQIWDSFITLIHPNPDLPRRHGIDAEMASRILYKGKLSDALDLLDAQEVFDGSMKAALAYEASAQESKGLKDKFTAAQKAKDKPLMEKLNVEIRMLSFTSRTGIHENVVVPAVARLYTKKTGQPAPAPIPVRTPTLKELQNAGQQRDYIPVPGYDLDPAIAREEQRAAGTRDGLFRAEARRYGIDPREWDAYIATRRRHAMEWKRAAELDSPAPRGHFLREFGQSDRDMIENSSSDAAIAQALVLMNSSLFEEITKRYTQLGLNLATTQYPEDQVDIIYQTLLTRKPTTTEKAAWEKAKARGLDKPEDLIYALINTQQFIFVQ encoded by the coding sequence ATGAAGCTCACCCCTGCCGCCACTCTCCTTGCGTCCCTCGTCCTCACGCTCCCGGCCATCGCCGCGGACTCTGCCTCTGCTGCACTCCCAGCCATGTCGCCGTCGAAGACTCCCGTCGACCCTCGCTATCCCACTGCCGCCGCCGTCCAGATCAACAACCTCCTCATCACCCACTGGCAGAAGAACAACGTCACGGTGAATCCACCCGCGAGTGAGGAGACTTACCTGCGCCGCGTGTATCTTGATATTATCGGCCGCATTCCCACGCTGCAGGAGGCGCGCGCCTATCTTGAGGATACCAGGCCGCTCCTGGAGAAGCGTGGGGAGCTCATAGATGAACTCCTGGCCAGCGAAGGGCACGCGCTGCATATGTACGCCTTTTGGGCAGACATCCTGCGTGTGCAGTCCAATGCGAATGGCGGCCAGGGGAACATGACCTCCAGGCCCTACGTCGAGCACATCAAGAAACGCATCCGCGAGAACCAGCCGTACGACAAGTTTGTTCACGAACTCCTCACCGCCCAGGGCAAGGTCTGGCACAATCCTGCCATTGGCTACTACATGCGCGACCTCGGCATGCCCTTGGAGAATCTCGCCAGCACCTCACGCATCTTCCTCGGTACCCGCATCGAGTGCGCGCAGTGCCATAACGATCCCTTCGACAAGACGACGCAGATGCAGTTCTACCAGATGGCGGCCTTCACCTACCCGCTGGAGACAAACTTCACCGGCATCTCCGCTGAGGACGAGGTGAACAAGATGAAGCGCGCCGCGGAGAAGAAGCCTGACCAGGCTGCGCAGGCACGCTGGCTCGGCATCATCTCGGAGAACCTCGGCGACTTCGTCCGCTACAGCAAGGTGCAGGCCTTGCCGGAGAAGCGCCAGCTGAAGCTCCCGCACGACTACCAGTACTCCGACGCGAAGCCCAAGGATCGCATCACTCCGCTGACCATGATGGGCGAGCAGGTCACCTGCGACCCGCAGAAGGCAGACTCCGTGAAAGCCTTCGCCGACTGGCTCACGTCTCCGCAGAATCCGCGCTTTACCACCGTCATCGCAAACCGCCTGTGGAAGAAAGTATTCGGTCGCGGCCTCATCGAGCCGGTGGATGAGATGATGGACAGCACCGTCGCCACGGACCCGGTGCTCATGCAGCATCTCGAGAAGCTGATGCGCGACTTGCGCTACGACACCCGCGCCTTTCTCGCCGTGCTCTACCGCACGGATGCGTATCAGCGTGCCGCCTCCCACGCCGAGCTGCAGCCTGGGGAGGCCTATCACTTTACCGGCCCGCTCCTGCGCCGCATGACCGCCGAGCAGATCTGGGATTCCTTCATCACCCTCATCCATCCCAATCCCGACCTGCCTCGCCGCCATGGCATTGATGCGGAGATGGCTTCACGCATCCTCTACAAGGGGAAGCTCAGTGATGCGCTTGACCTTCTCGATGCGCAGGAAGTTTTCGACGGCTCCATGAAAGCCGCACTCGCTTACGAAGCCAGTGCGCAGGAGTCCAAGGGGTTGAAGGACAAGTTCACCGCCGCGCAGAAGGCCAAGGACAAGCCCCTCATGGAGAAGCTCAATGTGGAAATCCGCATGCTCAGCTTCACCTCACGCACAGGCATCCATGAGAACGTCGTCGTCCCTGCCGTTGCCCGTCTCTACACCAAGAAGACCGGGCAGCCCGCGCCCGCGCCCATCCCTGTGCGTACGCCCACGCTCAAGGAGCTGCAAAACGCTGGCCAGCAGCGCGACTACATCCCCGTACCCGGTTATGATCTCGACCCTGCCATCGCGCGTGAAGAACAAAGGGCTGCTGGGACTCGCGATGGCCTCTTCCGTGCGGAAGCACGGCGCTACGGCATCGACCCCCGGGAGTGGGATGCCTACATCGCCACCCGTCGTCGCCATGCCATGGAGTGGAAGCGCGCTGCCGAGCTGGACTCTCCCGCACCGCGCGGCCACTTCCTCCGCGAGTTCGGCCAGAGCGACCGCGACATGATAGAGAACTCGAGCTCGGATGCCGCCATCGCCCAGGCCCTCGTCCTCATGAACAGCAGCCTCTTTGAGGAAATCACCAAACGCTACACCCAGCTCGGCCTCAATCTCGCCACCACGCAATATCCGGAGGACCAGGTGGACATCATCTACCAGACCCTCCTTACTCGCAAACCCACCACCACCGAGAAGGCTGCCTGGGAAAAGGCGAAAGCGCGAGGCTTGGATAAACCCGAAGACCTCATCTACGCGCTTATCAATACGCAGCAGTTTATCTTCGTGCAGTAG